Proteins found in one bacterium genomic segment:
- the lpxA gene encoding acyl-ACP--UDP-N-acetylglucosamine O-acyltransferase gives MGIKIHPTAYVSPGAELGDGVEVAEHAIIRDEVVLAENVYVGPSTIIEGPTSIGEGTKILFAASLGLPPQDLKYRGEKTELIIGKENVIREFVTIHRGTKGGGGKTIIGNNNLLMAYTHVAHDCKIGNNVILANLAQLGGHVLIEDMAILGGMVAVHQFVRIGKLAMIGASSLVLQDVLPFALVSGNPARVRDINRIGMRRKNYPREKIDAVHKAIKLIAHSGLALPRAIQKIKREVANTDEVEHIIKFVENKSSRGIMRGKICQ, from the coding sequence ATGGGTATTAAGATACATCCTACTGCGTATGTTTCGCCTGGTGCTGAGCTTGGCGATGGGGTCGAAGTTGCTGAGCACGCTATAATACGCGATGAGGTCGTGCTGGCTGAGAATGTTTATGTCGGACCCTCAACTATAATAGAAGGTCCCACCAGCATCGGCGAAGGAACGAAAATTCTTTTTGCCGCATCCTTGGGACTCCCCCCGCAAGACCTCAAATACCGTGGCGAGAAAACCGAACTCATAATAGGAAAAGAGAATGTGATACGAGAATTCGTTACCATTCATCGTGGCACAAAAGGCGGCGGCGGAAAAACGATAATTGGCAACAACAACTTGCTTATGGCCTACACACATGTTGCGCACGACTGCAAAATAGGGAACAATGTTATATTAGCCAATCTTGCCCAACTTGGTGGACATGTACTAATTGAGGACATGGCTATACTTGGCGGAATGGTAGCCGTACACCAATTCGTAAGGATTGGTAAGCTCGCTATGATAGGCGCATCATCGCTCGTTTTGCAGGATGTGTTGCCTTTTGCTTTGGTTTCAGGTAATCCAGCACGGGTAAGAGATATAAACAGAATCGGTATGAGAAGGAAAAATTATCCTCGCGAGAAAATAGATGCAGTTCATAAAGCGATAAAACTTATTGCGCACTCAGGATTGGCACTACCGCGAGCTATACAAAAAATAAAGCGTGAGGTCGCCAACACTGACGAAGTAGAGCACATCATTAAATTTGTGGAGAACAAAAGCAGCCGAGGCATAATGCGGGGAAAAATATGTCAATAA
- a CDS encoding T9SS type A sorting domain-containing protein, whose protein sequence is MKCLRSMILILILINIVHGSNFSRKIELSYLDIVRELAQTPDGGYILVGILSNPSEMGFSPYLIKFDQNDSIIWIKALDITNLDTAIIPICPTQDSGCAIVINSDFMVTAPKTTIVKYSKSGRIQWATQISFPDTISIWRFPDITQISDEGFIILIPITISSLNSRIGVFKLNSAGTLEWSKTISTPNSVTKAKVVPETNNKFTVALQTFAPGTNSIVLAQLRSSARAIRTRQFSFVTDVRLSDFKKTSDGGYIVAGKCRDAIGYWNIFLIKVDSILSLNWAKIFGLNRMNLAVNHVAQTFDGGYIIAGQLIKNYNPKEFLVAKFDSAGDLSWAKVIPDSLSSAEDLFQKQDSSIIVIGKTTKYARYVQASILAKFERNGYNCLTVDTMLTSSVMSPSISLGIVRAETLLITSSHPTVVDTPIPYVDSLICYSTKVAEETKTPMPLKVSLQPNPFNNACIISAPNAASIEIFDISGKRIAQFMRSNVLWKPDEKLRSGVYIVRIRLRNGKTLSYRAFFIK, encoded by the coding sequence ATGAAGTGTTTAAGATCTATGATTTTAATTCTAATATTGATTAACATTGTGCACGGCTCAAATTTTTCCAGAAAAATTGAATTGTCATATCTCGATATTGTCCGCGAACTCGCCCAAACACCAGATGGTGGATATATCCTTGTGGGAATACTCAGTAATCCATCAGAAATGGGCTTCTCTCCATATTTGATTAAGTTCGACCAAAATGATTCAATAATTTGGATAAAAGCGCTGGACATAACGAATCTTGACACAGCAATTATTCCCATTTGCCCTACTCAGGATAGTGGTTGCGCTATTGTTATCAATTCAGATTTCATGGTTACAGCACCAAAAACGACTATTGTCAAATATAGTAAATCTGGAAGAATCCAGTGGGCGACCCAGATATCATTTCCAGATACAATAAGTATTTGGCGATTTCCAGATATTACCCAAATTTCGGATGAAGGATTTATTATTCTTATTCCAATAACTATTTCATCATTAAACTCACGAATAGGCGTATTTAAACTTAACTCAGCTGGAACACTTGAGTGGTCAAAGACAATCTCAACTCCTAATTCCGTCACCAAAGCAAAAGTAGTGCCTGAAACGAACAACAAATTCACAGTCGCCCTACAAACATTTGCCCCCGGAACAAACAGCATAGTTTTAGCTCAATTAAGATCCTCAGCCCGAGCAATAAGAACACGCCAATTTTCATTCGTTACAGATGTCAGACTATCGGACTTCAAGAAAACCAGCGATGGTGGATATATAGTTGCTGGCAAATGCAGAGACGCAATCGGTTACTGGAATATATTTTTGATTAAAGTCGACAGCATACTTTCGTTAAACTGGGCAAAAATATTTGGCTTAAATCGCATGAACCTTGCGGTTAACCATGTTGCACAAACATTTGACGGTGGGTACATAATTGCTGGACAACTAATAAAAAATTATAATCCAAAGGAATTTCTTGTGGCAAAATTCGACTCCGCTGGCGATTTAAGCTGGGCAAAAGTAATACCCGATAGTCTTAGCAGTGCTGAAGATTTATTCCAGAAACAAGATAGTTCAATCATAGTTATAGGAAAAACGACTAAATACGCTCGTTATGTGCAGGCTTCAATACTGGCAAAATTCGAGAGAAACGGTTACAATTGCCTTACTGTAGATACTATGCTCACTTCATCTGTCATGTCTCCGTCAATATCTCTTGGAATCGTAAGAGCAGAAACTTTGTTGATTACATCGAGTCATCCGACCGTTGTGGATACCCCAATTCCTTATGTTGATTCCTTGATATGCTACTCTACAAAAGTGGCTGAGGAAACGAAAACCCCTATGCCCTTAAAAGTAAGTTTGCAACCTAACCCATTCAACAACGCCTGCATCATATCCGCACCGAATGCTGCATCCATCGAAATTTTCGACATAAGCGGAAAAAGAATTGCACAATTTATGCGCTCAAATGTCCTGTGGAAACCCGACGAAAAATTAAGAAGTGGAGTATACATAGTGAGAATTAGACTCAGAAACGGAAAAACCCTGAGTTATAGGGCATTTTTCATTAAATAA
- the amrS gene encoding AmmeMemoRadiSam system radical SAM enzyme has protein sequence MWYRKLADGSVQCELCPFRCIIKEGERGICGVRANIDGKLRTLVYSRPVAVHIDPIEKKPLFHFLPGTKSFSIATVGCNLSCIFCQNWTISQALPEETPFVVMTPQDVVRKALETGCKSIAYTYSEPSVFYEYMYDTGVLAHKAGLKNVWITCGYINEKPLRQLAKVIDGANVDLKGPESFYIKYTKSSRKTVLNTLKILRQEGVWIEVTNLIIPGANDDPDTIREMCRWLVKNLGPDVPLHFSRFYPNYKLNDRPPTPVKTLHMARRIALEEGIKYVYIGNVPGDAGEDTYCPTDGKKLIDREGYWIVDYKLDSNGCYGKSCCVPGVWK, from the coding sequence ATGTGGTACAGAAAACTTGCTGATGGTTCCGTTCAATGTGAACTTTGCCCGTTCAGATGCATAATAAAGGAGGGCGAGCGAGGAATCTGCGGTGTTCGTGCCAATATCGATGGTAAACTTAGAACGCTGGTTTACTCAAGACCAGTAGCGGTCCATATCGACCCTATAGAGAAAAAGCCCCTTTTCCACTTTTTGCCGGGCACCAAGTCTTTCTCAATTGCTACAGTGGGCTGCAACCTATCATGCATTTTCTGCCAGAACTGGACTATCTCACAGGCACTGCCCGAGGAAACACCTTTTGTCGTTATGACACCTCAAGATGTAGTCAGAAAGGCACTGGAAACGGGCTGCAAATCAATCGCATACACTTACTCCGAACCATCTGTGTTCTACGAATACATGTATGATACTGGCGTGCTTGCCCACAAAGCTGGACTTAAAAATGTGTGGATAACATGCGGTTACATTAACGAAAAACCTTTAAGGCAACTTGCGAAAGTTATCGATGGCGCAAATGTCGACCTTAAAGGCCCAGAAAGCTTCTACATAAAATACACGAAATCCTCGCGAAAAACGGTTCTTAACACGCTCAAGATACTTCGCCAAGAGGGCGTCTGGATAGAGGTAACCAACTTAATCATACCGGGCGCCAATGATGACCCCGACACTATTCGCGAAATGTGCCGTTGGCTGGTCAAGAATCTCGGTCCCGATGTTCCCCTTCATTTTTCGAGGTTCTATCCCAACTATAAACTAAACGATAGGCCCCCTACTCCCGTCAAAACCCTCCATATGGCAAGGCGAATAGCGCTCGAGGAAGGTATAAAATATGTCTATATTGGCAATGTTCCCGGTGATGCTGGAGAGGACACATATTGCCCCACCGACGGCAAAAAGCTCATCGATAGAGAGGGATACTGGATAGTCGACTATAAGCTCGATAGCAATGGTTGCTACGGGAAAAGCTGCTGCGTACCCGGGGTGTGGAAATAA
- a CDS encoding bifunctional riboflavin kinase/FAD synthetase codes for MKKITIKGHEEDVLTDSALMIGSFDGVHLGHKAIADTLIAISRQKGLKPYALTFEPHPRLVLGNNIKLLTTHYEKFMLLSKLELDGVVYVDFNRQIADMSYADFVEQFIVKALGAKLVVVGYDHHFGRGREGNPERLTELGKLMGFDVKVVQPIKLGEKTIKSNTIRELVEYGDIAEANAMLGHLYLISGITVKGKGLGEQIGYPTANIEVPEEKLLPLNGVYAAMVGFNDNFPDMPAVVYIGTAPTVSGKKKMVEVHIFDFEGKLYGTRLNIGLVDFIRVEREFCSTEVLRAQIENDIERAKQIINRHIKKEPAHKTI; via the coding sequence ATGAAAAAGATAACGATAAAAGGTCATGAAGAAGATGTGCTCACAGATTCTGCCCTGATGATAGGAAGTTTCGACGGGGTTCACCTTGGTCATAAGGCAATAGCTGATACATTAATAGCAATATCCAGACAAAAAGGGTTAAAACCTTATGCCTTAACCTTTGAGCCACATCCACGACTGGTTCTTGGAAACAACATAAAGCTTTTGACGACACATTACGAGAAATTCATGCTTCTAAGCAAGCTCGAACTCGATGGCGTCGTTTATGTGGATTTCAACAGGCAAATCGCCGACATGTCTTATGCTGACTTCGTGGAACAATTCATAGTCAAAGCTCTCGGCGCGAAACTCGTGGTTGTGGGATATGACCATCACTTTGGTCGTGGTCGCGAGGGTAACCCCGAAAGACTTACAGAGCTCGGAAAGCTTATGGGATTCGATGTAAAAGTTGTTCAACCAATAAAACTTGGCGAAAAGACTATAAAAAGCAACACCATACGGGAACTTGTCGAATATGGCGACATAGCCGAGGCAAACGCGATGCTTGGTCATCTTTACCTTATCTCAGGTATAACCGTCAAAGGAAAAGGGCTTGGCGAACAAATAGGCTATCCAACCGCAAACATTGAAGTTCCCGAAGAAAAACTGCTGCCCCTGAACGGCGTCTACGCAGCTATGGTCGGATTTAATGATAATTTTCCCGACATGCCTGCTGTCGTCTATATTGGGACTGCTCCTACAGTATCTGGTAAAAAGAAGATGGTTGAAGTCCACATATTTGACTTTGAGGGAAAACTTTATGGCACCCGACTCAACATAGGGTTGGTGGACTTCATAAGAGTAGAGCGGGAATTTTGCTCAACTGAGGTCCTTAGGGCTCAAATAGAAAACGACATAGAAAGAGCAAAACAGATAATAAATCGTCACATTAAAAAAGAACCAGCTCACAAAACCATTTAA
- a CDS encoding 3'-5' exonuclease, whose product MSINPNDDIHNIRFLCFDFEMTGLDPLRDSIIEIGAVPLFGTEFDGEVFFTPVQPMTFVSTQSKKVHGLDGDELWMAPTAEVALSEFIQLAQGRILMGQNPAVDLAFLWYNAKNIGFSPPTDWAIDISKVFSKIFPSHKHLNLSSMAERVGITTRRWKHNALDDALLVAQIFQKVVPTLSRHGIRTLRELRNLASVRRIEDNYV is encoded by the coding sequence ATGTCAATAAATCCCAATGACGACATCCACAACATTAGATTCCTTTGTTTCGATTTCGAGATGACGGGGCTCGACCCTTTACGCGATTCAATAATCGAGATAGGTGCGGTTCCACTTTTCGGGACCGAATTTGATGGAGAAGTCTTTTTTACTCCTGTCCAACCCATGACTTTCGTAAGCACACAAAGCAAGAAGGTTCACGGACTCGACGGCGATGAGCTATGGATGGCACCCACAGCTGAGGTAGCTCTTTCAGAGTTCATTCAACTTGCGCAGGGCAGAATACTTATGGGACAGAATCCTGCCGTTGACCTTGCGTTCCTGTGGTACAACGCAAAAAATATCGGCTTCTCACCGCCCACCGACTGGGCTATCGACATATCAAAAGTCTTCTCAAAAATTTTCCCGTCACACAAGCATCTAAACCTAAGCTCCATGGCGGAACGAGTCGGAATAACAACAAGAAGATGGAAACACAATGCTCTTGACGATGCACTTTTAGTTGCGCAGATATTCCAGAAAGTGGTGCCAACATTAAGCAGACATGGAATAAGAACTCTTAGAGAACTAAGGAACCTTGCTTCAGTAAGAAGAATTGAGGACAACTATGTTTAG
- a CDS encoding fibronectin type III domain-containing protein has translation MVSYLSAQSSSSYKIEWNTIDAGGSEGDLMRSTNYKSTAAVGQSTPIDVSWLHSTHKLVHLGFRKIDLDWRPPLTQFFGDIVTYDTISADSILLFWIGNDTTPEEGFGWGMWVYDLQYRPSTTGTWTSLLTESPDTSYMFRGMTDGMWYYFRVRGHDLATNVPDWDTSLVAIDSVYCQLILYNLVVETGFPDGIIIVDGASYTSPFIEYFSGTITHTIAVYETVVVGDSVRYIFKQWEDGDTSLLRTVTILGDSTLTAIYKPQYRLIIANPSGYDTPSPDTGHYWIDSAGTVLATMTTSPVTVAAGSLAYCIGFYGTGSAPDSGFGTSVYFTMSSPSSITWRWITVPEGTPECTLYVYSQYGHPMPSDTTVYPCGTHIVATVEESILVGGLWHHCTGWLGGGAVPDSGTTNTVAFTLTATSWIVWQWDSLWLLPLVVENDGITPSDTDGYDTPSPPPGFYWVPKDTIVNASIHITDAAAFMRYIGYWASGSIFPPAGIDSLLSFRMTQPTWLHWRWAPAGTTIVCLAVFSEYDAPNPPVGVTCYPYGTTINASVAPMTADSHYCTGYWGSGSVPTDTTGTDPTPWEVSFSLTENSQLVWMWDSLVRFPLVVRNEGVSPTDTDGYDTPIPTVGIHWYDSGDTIFAHINRYDSAASMQCIGFWGSGSAPGASSDTAVEFTIRLPSFISWRWAPLGTTIVCLTVYSEYGTPMPPRGTSCYPIYTTITATVDESVYVSAIGDWVNVRGYRGSGSVPDSGFGNSVTFTIDTSSWIVWQWDTTLRWPFVVVSAHDAPTPPVGTNWFDDGDTINGHVWLTDGAWACIGYNGFGDLDSSFTHFFEFVIHSPSGVEWLWSTTAKRIIVQKNPLSDTLGFITINGVTFYNSSSETLYAEAGETLELSVSQIDYLPDSLNRFHFNMWLDSVYDTSRTYIVVTDTIFYANYVPQNLVIVRKIPSSNVFGTLTVDTTTYTDSASVYQELWLENGSIHMFTVSDYDTSATARYDFTQWDDSSTSPTRVIIVMGPDTLTAYYSASYLITIVKNPAEPYGCIYLPDTSICGASIASFWSDESTTVSFGVSWRDTVPGTDSMYTFSMWEDSTTDTMHSSILVVEPDTYVAYYIGSIYVICLQLDQYGSVGGADSLYWNPGTVSVNETRSMGPGSMGGRIKATNCGTVDLRLSLRVQGTYNASTGDTIPWSPGYSPGNNRFVLRANIRNTDWPPISYLPTNDYIPSTWRYATNSTDTPPSIFGPAGGRITPSGSVYMFMQFIAPTASSVYGVPIVIVVNVRAQIRLP, from the coding sequence TTGGTATCCTACCTTTCTGCTCAATCCTCGAGCAGCTACAAAATAGAGTGGAACACGATAGATGCTGGCGGCAGTGAGGGAGACCTCATGCGCTCAACTAACTACAAGTCCACAGCTGCCGTTGGTCAATCCACGCCTATCGATGTCAGCTGGCTTCATAGCACACACAAACTCGTTCACCTAGGTTTCAGAAAAATTGACCTCGACTGGAGACCACCATTAACCCAGTTTTTCGGCGACATCGTTACCTACGATACCATATCGGCCGACTCAATACTTCTTTTCTGGATAGGCAACGACACGACTCCAGAGGAAGGTTTCGGCTGGGGAATGTGGGTTTACGACCTTCAATACAGACCCAGCACAACCGGCACATGGACATCTTTACTTACCGAATCCCCCGATACATCGTACATGTTCAGAGGCATGACCGATGGAATGTGGTATTACTTTCGTGTCCGTGGACACGACCTTGCAACCAATGTTCCCGATTGGGACACATCTTTGGTCGCGATAGACTCCGTTTATTGCCAGCTAATACTCTATAATTTAGTTGTGGAGACCGGCTTTCCTGACGGAATAATAATAGTTGACGGCGCAAGCTACACCTCACCTTTCATTGAGTACTTTTCGGGGACAATAACACACACTATCGCGGTCTACGAAACAGTTGTCGTTGGTGATTCAGTCAGATACATCTTCAAGCAATGGGAAGATGGTGATACATCTCTTCTGCGGACGGTAACTATTTTGGGTGACTCAACGCTAACCGCGATATATAAGCCGCAATACAGGCTAATCATAGCCAACCCTTCAGGCTACGATACTCCATCACCTGACACAGGGCATTACTGGATAGATTCAGCTGGTACAGTGCTTGCAACCATGACTACCTCTCCAGTTACTGTCGCTGCGGGTTCGTTGGCGTACTGCATAGGATTCTACGGAACCGGCTCAGCACCCGATTCAGGATTTGGCACCAGTGTATACTTTACAATGAGTTCTCCCTCAAGCATTACATGGCGATGGATAACAGTTCCAGAAGGAACTCCCGAATGCACGCTTTATGTTTACTCACAATATGGTCATCCGATGCCATCGGATACAACCGTTTATCCATGTGGCACACACATAGTCGCCACGGTTGAGGAATCCATTTTGGTTGGTGGCTTATGGCACCACTGCACAGGATGGCTTGGTGGTGGAGCAGTACCCGATTCGGGAACCACCAACACCGTTGCTTTCACGCTAACAGCGACATCGTGGATAGTATGGCAATGGGACTCGCTGTGGCTGCTGCCACTGGTAGTGGAAAACGACGGGATAACTCCATCTGATACCGACGGTTACGATACCCCCTCTCCTCCACCAGGATTTTATTGGGTTCCGAAAGACACGATAGTAAACGCATCAATACACATAACGGACGCTGCGGCATTCATGCGCTACATAGGGTATTGGGCAAGTGGGTCCATATTCCCGCCGGCGGGTATAGACTCATTGCTGTCGTTCAGAATGACACAGCCAACATGGTTGCACTGGCGGTGGGCACCTGCGGGAACAACCATAGTCTGTCTCGCGGTATTCTCCGAGTATGACGCACCCAATCCACCCGTTGGGGTCACATGCTACCCGTACGGAACTACCATAAATGCTTCGGTAGCGCCAATGACAGCTGACAGCCACTATTGCACGGGCTACTGGGGAAGCGGCTCTGTGCCGACAGATACAACCGGAACCGACCCCACCCCCTGGGAAGTAAGCTTCAGTCTTACCGAGAATTCGCAACTCGTGTGGATGTGGGATTCACTCGTGAGATTCCCGCTTGTAGTCAGGAACGAAGGGGTGTCTCCAACCGATACGGACGGTTATGATACACCAATACCTACAGTGGGGATTCATTGGTATGATAGCGGTGACACAATTTTCGCGCACATAAACCGCTACGACTCTGCAGCTTCTATGCAATGCATAGGTTTCTGGGGAAGTGGGTCAGCACCAGGAGCATCATCGGATACTGCGGTGGAATTTACGATAAGACTTCCAAGCTTTATAAGCTGGCGATGGGCACCATTAGGGACCACCATAGTCTGCTTAACCGTTTACTCCGAATACGGCACACCAATGCCTCCAAGAGGGACATCGTGTTATCCTATATACACAACAATCACAGCAACAGTTGACGAGTCCGTGTATGTTTCAGCTATAGGTGATTGGGTTAATGTAAGAGGTTACCGTGGTTCGGGTTCTGTTCCTGATAGTGGTTTTGGAAATTCGGTAACATTCACAATAGACACTTCCTCGTGGATAGTATGGCAATGGGATACTACGCTTCGCTGGCCATTTGTCGTGGTAAGTGCGCATGATGCTCCTACTCCACCTGTGGGCACAAATTGGTTCGACGATGGCGACACAATAAATGGTCATGTCTGGCTTACAGACGGGGCATGGGCTTGCATCGGATACAACGGCTTCGGTGACCTTGATAGCAGTTTCACTCACTTTTTCGAATTCGTGATTCATTCACCTTCAGGGGTGGAATGGCTGTGGAGCACTACAGCAAAAAGAATTATAGTTCAGAAAAATCCGCTCTCCGATACACTCGGATTCATAACTATAAACGGAGTAACATTCTATAACTCATCATCTGAAACACTTTATGCTGAAGCCGGAGAAACGCTTGAGCTTTCCGTATCACAAATAGACTATCTGCCAGATTCGCTAAACAGATTCCACTTCAACATGTGGCTTGACAGCGTATACGACACATCGAGAACATACATCGTTGTAACTGATACCATCTTCTATGCCAACTATGTGCCGCAGAATCTGGTTATCGTGAGGAAAATACCGTCTTCAAATGTTTTCGGAACCCTTACTGTTGATACTACTACTTATACCGACTCAGCGTCTGTATACCAAGAGCTCTGGCTTGAGAACGGAAGCATTCACATGTTCACAGTATCAGACTACGATACATCGGCAACCGCAAGATATGACTTCACCCAATGGGATGATAGCAGCACATCGCCCACAAGGGTCATAATAGTCATGGGACCTGACACGCTGACCGCATATTACTCGGCAAGCTATTTGATAACAATAGTGAAAAACCCTGCTGAACCTTATGGTTGTATTTATTTACCAGATACCAGTATCTGCGGTGCCTCCATAGCTTCCTTCTGGAGCGATGAAAGCACAACGGTAAGTTTTGGTGTTAGTTGGCGCGACACGGTTCCCGGAACCGATTCAATGTACACCTTCAGCATGTGGGAAGACAGCACAACAGATACCATGCACAGTTCGATTTTAGTGGTTGAACCTGACACCTATGTGGCATATTACATCGGCTCGATATATGTTATCTGCTTACAGCTTGATCAATACGGCTCAGTCGGCGGGGCAGACTCGCTTTATTGGAACCCAGGAACGGTTAGCGTAAACGAAACTCGCTCAATGGGACCAGGAAGTATGGGCGGAAGAATAAAAGCAACGAACTGCGGAACTGTAGATTTAAGGCTTTCGCTAAGAGTGCAGGGCACATATAATGCCTCGACGGGCGATACAATTCCATGGTCACCTGGATATTCACCTGGTAATAATCGCTTCGTCCTAAGAGCAAACATTAGAAACACAGACTGGCCCCCGATAAGCTACCTTCCCACTAATGATTACATACCATCCACATGGCGTTACGCCACTAATAGCACTGATACACCGCCCTCTATATTTGGACCGGCAGGAGGAAGAATAACTCCGTCGGGAAGTGTTTATATGTTTATGCAGTTCATCGCGCCCACGGCATCGTCCGTGTATGGCGTGCCGATTGTTATCGTTGTTAATGTCAGGGCTCAAATAAGGTTGCCATAG